In Salinigranum marinum, one DNA window encodes the following:
- a CDS encoding DICT sensory domain-containing protein, which produces MSLGAIIDRVERSQRRLTLVSPPSRAVVDRVERAFAPLWVRVDVEEGTDRPTAMVHDGTDVVSVVPLDESDAGLESATDALTSALSTPECTTFASADRRGMVAATREIEDRAWRVRRGRLRAGFQHVRALVDQRAVYARLSLVLDVHAYAAPDGRRHPPDVGSAIVHLDAAPEIERSWFVVYDGGDGANEYKCTLLAEERDDGRFSGFLTYAPDLVDEIDAYLAAAY; this is translated from the coding sequence ATGTCGCTGGGAGCCATCATCGACCGGGTCGAACGGTCCCAGCGTCGCCTGACGCTCGTGTCGCCCCCGTCGCGGGCGGTCGTGGATCGGGTCGAGCGGGCCTTCGCTCCGCTGTGGGTCCGCGTCGACGTCGAGGAGGGGACGGACCGGCCGACCGCGATGGTTCACGACGGCACGGATGTCGTCTCGGTCGTCCCGCTCGACGAGAGCGACGCGGGGCTCGAATCGGCGACCGACGCACTGACGTCCGCGCTGTCGACGCCGGAGTGCACGACGTTCGCCTCCGCCGACCGCCGGGGGATGGTCGCCGCGACCCGGGAGATCGAAGACCGTGCCTGGCGCGTCCGCCGCGGCCGCCTCCGCGCCGGCTTCCAACACGTCCGTGCGCTCGTCGACCAGCGCGCGGTCTACGCACGGCTCTCGCTGGTGCTCGACGTGCACGCGTACGCCGCCCCCGACGGTCGCCGTCACCCACCCGACGTGGGCTCCGCGATCGTCCACCTCGACGCCGCGCCGGAGATCGAACGCTCCTGGTTCGTCGTCTACGACGGCGGCGACGGGGCGAACGAGTACAAGTGTACGCTCCTCGCCGAGGAGCGCGACGACGGCCGGTTCTCGGGCTTTCTGACGTACGCACCCGACCTCGTCGACGAGATCGACGCGTACCTAGCCGCGGCGTACTGA
- a CDS encoding acylphosphatase, whose product MSEADADDDRVRAHVFVSGRVQGVYYRASTREAAGERDVDGWVRNLDDGRVEAVFEGREADVEALVEWCHTGSAAAVVEDVDVRYDPPEGESGFRVRW is encoded by the coding sequence ATGAGCGAAGCCGACGCGGACGACGACCGGGTTCGCGCACACGTGTTCGTCTCCGGCCGCGTACAGGGCGTCTACTACCGTGCCAGCACCCGCGAGGCGGCGGGTGAACGCGACGTCGACGGCTGGGTCCGAAACCTCGACGACGGGCGGGTCGAGGCGGTGTTCGAGGGACGAGAGGCGGACGTTGAGGCGCTCGTCGAGTGGTGTCACACCGGGAGCGCCGCGGCCGTCGTCGAGGACGTCGACGTGCGCTACGACCCGCCCGAGGGGGAGTCGGGCTTTCGGGTCCGCTGGTGA
- a CDS encoding phosphomannomutase — protein MELFGTAGIRGDTTSRVTPELALAVGRAAGLAAVATGDAEFVVGRDGRTTGEALASAVEAGLLSAGATVRRAGVVPTPTLAFASRGRRGVMLTASHNPPADNGLKLFVDGVEYDRSMEEVVESRVEEDAPPVSWDRWGATEHVAPLPRYRRAVVSYARGVGGALDGLPVAVDCGNGMGSLGTPGVLRELGARVVGLNDNVDGHFPGRESKPTPESLADLRAFVADGDVSLGIGHDGDADRIVVVNADGEVVHEDTVVAILASAYVRAAVADGIETPVVVTTPNASGRIDEQVAAAGGRVERVRLGALHEGIASARAAGGHVAFAAEPWKHVHTAFGGWIDGICSAAVVARLVAGHDEGLAGLRAPVTERPYRKVSVPCPDAAKRTAMGRLETDLPEAFPGADVDTEHGVRVEFPDASWLLVRPSGTEPYVRIYAESDAVDALVAEAREVVERAVDDA, from the coding sequence ATGGAGCTGTTCGGTACCGCGGGGATCCGCGGTGACACGACATCGCGTGTGACGCCCGAGCTCGCGCTCGCGGTGGGCCGTGCGGCGGGCCTCGCCGCGGTGGCGACGGGCGACGCGGAGTTCGTCGTCGGGCGAGATGGGCGGACGACGGGCGAGGCGCTGGCGTCGGCGGTCGAGGCCGGACTGCTGTCCGCGGGTGCGACGGTTCGGCGCGCCGGCGTCGTCCCGACGCCGACGCTGGCGTTTGCCTCCCGCGGTCGGCGCGGCGTGATGCTCACCGCGAGCCACAACCCACCGGCCGACAACGGGCTCAAGCTGTTCGTCGACGGCGTCGAGTACGACCGCTCGATGGAGGAGGTCGTCGAGTCGCGCGTCGAGGAGGACGCCCCGCCGGTCTCGTGGGATCGCTGGGGCGCCACCGAACACGTCGCCCCGTTGCCGCGGTACCGTCGCGCGGTCGTCTCGTACGCCCGGGGCGTGGGCGGGGCGCTCGACGGCCTCCCGGTGGCGGTCGACTGCGGTAACGGTATGGGGTCGCTCGGGACGCCGGGCGTGCTCCGCGAACTCGGCGCGCGCGTCGTCGGCCTCAACGACAACGTCGACGGTCACTTCCCCGGGCGGGAGTCGAAACCGACGCCCGAATCGCTCGCTGACCTCCGTGCGTTCGTCGCCGACGGCGACGTCTCGCTCGGGATCGGTCACGACGGCGACGCCGACCGGATCGTCGTGGTCAACGCCGACGGCGAGGTCGTTCACGAGGACACGGTCGTCGCGATCCTCGCGTCGGCGTACGTCCGTGCGGCGGTTGCCGACGGGATCGAGACGCCCGTAGTCGTGACGACGCCGAACGCCTCGGGCCGCATCGACGAACAGGTCGCCGCGGCTGGCGGGCGGGTCGAACGGGTCCGCCTGGGGGCGCTCCACGAGGGCATCGCCAGCGCCCGTGCGGCGGGCGGTCACGTCGCCTTCGCCGCCGAACCGTGGAAACACGTCCACACCGCGTTCGGCGGCTGGATCGACGGGATCTGCTCGGCCGCGGTCGTCGCCCGCCTCGTCGCCGGCCACGACGAGGGGCTGGCGGGGCTCCGTGCGCCGGTCACGGAACGGCCCTACCGGAAGGTGTCTGTCCCCTGTCCCGACGCGGCCAAGCGGACGGCCATGGGTCGGCTCGAAACCGACCTCCCGGAGGCGTTCCCCGGGGCGGACGTCGACACCGAACACGGCGTCAGGGTGGAGTTCCCCGACGCCTCGTGGCTCCTCGTTCGACCCTCGGGCACGGAGCCGTACGTCCGGATCTACGCCGAGAGCGACGCCGTCGACGCGCTCGTCGCGGAGGCGCGCGAGGTCGTCGAACGCGCCGTCGACGACGCCTGA
- a CDS encoding BMP family lipoprotein, with the protein MPLENVDRRTFVKGTGVVGLAGLAGCAGGASGGGGDGGSGEDATNVGMVYATGGLGDGSFNDQAQQGAFRARDELGVQIGETQPDEVAQFSTFQQQFAQSSDPTYELICCIGFLQTDALSATAEEYPDQNFMLVDSVVDASNVANYVFAEHEGSYLVGQMAGLLTTMDFSAGAGSTAPDSSTVGFVGGVESDLIRKFQAGYEAGVAAANEDIEVLTNYTGSFNDPAAGKEAALAMYNNGADVVYHASGNTGTGVFQAAQEQSRFAIGVDRDQSVTKDSFADVILASMVKRVDTAVYDAIESIVNDEFQGGSTVTLGLDAEGVAAVYGSELGSELPQEVTDAVTASRESIIAGDVSVPTSPQ; encoded by the coding sequence ATGCCTCTCGAAAACGTGGATAGACGGACGTTCGTCAAGGGAACCGGGGTCGTCGGCCTCGCTGGACTCGCCGGCTGTGCCGGTGGCGCCTCCGGTGGCGGAGGCGACGGCGGAAGCGGCGAAGACGCGACCAACGTCGGGATGGTGTACGCGACCGGCGGCCTCGGCGACGGCTCGTTCAACGACCAGGCCCAGCAGGGGGCGTTCCGCGCTCGCGACGAACTCGGCGTCCAGATCGGCGAGACCCAGCCGGACGAGGTGGCCCAGTTCAGCACGTTCCAACAGCAGTTCGCCCAGTCGTCGGACCCGACGTACGAACTCATCTGCTGCATCGGCTTCCTCCAGACCGACGCGCTGAGCGCCACGGCCGAGGAGTACCCCGACCAGAACTTCATGCTCGTCGACTCGGTCGTCGACGCGTCGAACGTCGCCAACTACGTGTTCGCCGAACACGAGGGGTCGTATCTGGTCGGGCAGATGGCGGGGCTGCTCACGACGATGGACTTCTCGGCCGGCGCGGGGTCGACGGCTCCCGACTCGTCGACCGTCGGCTTCGTCGGCGGCGTCGAGTCCGACCTCATCCGGAAGTTCCAGGCCGGCTACGAGGCCGGCGTCGCGGCCGCGAACGAGGATATCGAGGTGTTGACGAACTACACGGGGAGCTTCAATGACCCCGCCGCGGGCAAGGAGGCGGCGCTCGCGATGTACAACAACGGCGCGGACGTCGTCTACCACGCCTCGGGCAACACCGGGACGGGCGTCTTCCAGGCGGCCCAGGAACAGAGCCGGTTCGCCATCGGCGTCGACCGCGACCAGTCCGTCACCAAGGACTCCTTCGCGGACGTCATCCTCGCCAGCATGGTCAAGCGCGTCGACACCGCCGTGTACGACGCCATCGAGTCGATCGTCAACGACGAGTTCCAGGGAGGGAGCACGGTCACGCTCGGCCTCGACGCCGAGGGCGTCGCCGCCGTCTACGGCTCCGAACTCGGCAGCGAACTCCCCCAAGAGGTCACGGACGCAGTCACCGCCTCCCGGGAGTCGATCATCGCCGGCGACGTGTCGGTGCCGACCAGCCCGCAGTAA
- a CDS encoding glycine cleavage T C-terminal barrel domain-containing protein — protein MSENERNPNHPSVDQSDRTVPRNLRQTGDADIDLVISNRVRKSPFWHLSVEEGCHEATVYNHMYHPRAYIDPEDGGSEAEYELLVNHVALWDVAVERQIRVEGPDAEAFVDYVITRDATDIEPMRGKYAICCNEDGGILNDFVLLRPDDDEFWFSIADSDLLQWLQGVTVGNDFEVDIDEIDVSPMQVQGPKSPDVIESLIDDAVEDVPYYGLLDATINGVPVLVSQTGFSGEAGFEIYVREATTNAEAVWEPVLETVKGHGGAATPVNGRRRIAAGILSLGQDMDHETSPFQVNLGYQVPDDKDADYVGKAELERQKEAIENGEFPFTHKLVGLKMAGEPILEWASDFWLISDPETGDECGYLTSAGWNPDLEANIGLGFVPAATLQAATDVPLDDSIYDADLDLEFEVHLPDEYAEESGDPVYATLAKVPFKESVNPSAREQAKIHARDDVDE, from the coding sequence ATGTCTGAAAACGAACGCAATCCGAACCACCCCAGCGTCGACCAGTCGGATCGCACCGTTCCCCGAAATCTGCGCCAAACGGGCGACGCAGACATCGACCTCGTGATCTCGAACCGGGTCCGGAAGTCACCGTTCTGGCACCTCTCCGTCGAGGAAGGCTGTCACGAGGCGACCGTGTACAACCACATGTACCACCCTCGGGCGTACATCGACCCCGAAGACGGCGGTTCGGAAGCCGAGTACGAGCTGCTGGTCAACCACGTAGCGCTGTGGGACGTCGCGGTCGAGCGCCAGATTCGTGTCGAGGGGCCCGACGCCGAGGCGTTCGTCGACTACGTCATCACGCGGGACGCCACCGACATCGAGCCGATGCGTGGCAAGTACGCCATTTGCTGCAACGAGGACGGCGGCATCCTCAACGACTTCGTCTTGTTGCGACCCGACGACGACGAGTTCTGGTTCTCCATCGCCGATTCGGACCTGCTACAGTGGTTGCAAGGGGTCACGGTTGGGAACGACTTCGAGGTCGACATCGACGAGATCGACGTCTCGCCGATGCAGGTTCAGGGCCCGAAATCGCCCGATGTGATCGAGTCGCTCATCGACGACGCGGTCGAAGACGTTCCGTACTACGGATTGTTGGACGCGACGATCAACGGCGTCCCGGTGTTGGTGAGCCAAACGGGCTTCTCCGGAGAGGCGGGGTTCGAGATATACGTCCGCGAGGCGACGACGAACGCCGAAGCAGTGTGGGAGCCGGTGCTCGAAACGGTCAAAGGTCACGGCGGTGCCGCGACGCCAGTTAACGGTCGTCGACGGATCGCGGCCGGAATCCTGTCGTTGGGGCAGGACATGGACCACGAGACGTCGCCGTTCCAGGTCAATCTCGGCTATCAGGTCCCCGACGACAAGGACGCGGACTACGTCGGCAAAGCCGAACTGGAACGCCAGAAGGAAGCCATCGAAAACGGCGAGTTCCCGTTCACGCACAAACTGGTCGGCCTGAAAATGGCAGGCGAACCGATTCTGGAGTGGGCCTCGGACTTCTGGCTCATCTCGGACCCGGAGACGGGCGACGAATGTGGCTACCTGACGTCGGCGGGCTGGAATCCGGACCTCGAGGCCAACATCGGCCTCGGGTTCGTGCCAGCGGCGACGCTGCAGGCCGCAACCGACGTCCCGCTCGACGACTCGATATACGACGCGGACCTCGACCTGGAGTTCGAGGTACATCTCCCGGACGAGTACGCCGAGGAGTCCGGCGACCCCGTCTATGCGACGCTGGCGAAGGTTCCGTTCAAAGAGTCGGTCAATCCCAGTGCTCGCGAACAGGCTAAGATTCACGCCAGGGACGACGTGGACGAGTGA
- a CDS encoding ABC transporter ATP-binding protein, whose amino-acid sequence MTLAVHLDGITKRFPGVVANDEVTLRVEEGSVHALLGENGAGKTTLMNVLYGLYQPTDGRVVVDGTERDFDSPRDAIDAGVGMIHQHFMLVDPMTVAENITLGNEPRKWGGLAVDREQARREVAALSDRFGFDVDPDSRIEDVSVGVQQRVEILKALYRGADVLILDEPTAVLTPQEVEELFAVFEELTAQGKTIVFISHKLSEAMHAADEITVLRDGVNVGTVRGDETTREELAELMVGREVILDVEKRPASAGERTLGVEGCVAEDERGVRAVDDVSFDVRAGEVFGIAGVDGNGQSELVETITGLRTPEAGRIVFDAEEITDWSRRDRIDAGMSYVPEDRQERGLVMPFDLVENGMLGSQHRAPFARSGRLDWPAARDHAESVIEQYDVRPPTADTTAESLSGGNQQKFIVGREFERDPTLVVAAHPTRGVDVGSIEFIHERLLDLRERGVAVLLVSSKLEEVQGLSDRLAVMHDGTIMDTVDPAAVTEEEIGLLMGGEYPDGWDDRSAEERPPDEVATDGEGR is encoded by the coding sequence ATGACTCTCGCCGTCCATCTCGACGGCATCACGAAACGGTTCCCCGGCGTGGTGGCCAACGACGAGGTCACCCTTCGGGTCGAGGAAGGCTCCGTCCACGCCCTCCTCGGCGAGAACGGCGCGGGGAAGACGACGCTGATGAACGTCCTGTACGGGCTGTACCAACCCACCGACGGCCGCGTCGTCGTCGACGGCACGGAGCGGGACTTCGACTCGCCGCGCGATGCGATCGACGCCGGCGTGGGGATGATCCACCAGCACTTCATGCTGGTCGACCCGATGACCGTCGCGGAGAACATCACGCTCGGCAACGAACCCCGCAAGTGGGGCGGCCTCGCCGTCGACCGCGAGCAGGCGCGGCGAGAGGTGGCGGCGCTCTCCGATCGCTTCGGCTTCGACGTCGACCCCGATTCGCGGATCGAGGACGTCTCGGTCGGCGTCCAACAGCGCGTGGAGATCCTCAAGGCGCTGTACCGCGGGGCCGACGTGCTCATCCTCGACGAGCCCACCGCGGTGCTCACCCCGCAGGAGGTCGAGGAACTGTTCGCCGTCTTCGAGGAACTCACCGCACAGGGGAAGACGATCGTCTTCATCAGCCACAAGCTGAGCGAGGCGATGCACGCCGCCGACGAGATCACCGTCCTCCGCGACGGCGTGAACGTCGGGACCGTTCGGGGTGACGAGACGACGAGAGAGGAGCTGGCCGAGCTGATGGTCGGCCGCGAGGTGATCCTCGACGTCGAGAAACGGCCTGCGAGCGCTGGGGAACGGACCCTCGGCGTCGAGGGATGCGTCGCCGAGGACGAACGCGGCGTCCGCGCCGTCGACGACGTCTCGTTCGACGTCCGCGCGGGCGAGGTGTTCGGGATCGCAGGCGTCGACGGCAACGGCCAGTCCGAACTCGTCGAGACGATCACCGGCCTCCGGACACCGGAGGCGGGCCGCATCGTCTTCGACGCCGAGGAGATCACCGACTGGTCGCGGCGCGACCGCATCGACGCCGGGATGTCGTACGTCCCCGAGGACCGCCAGGAACGGGGGCTCGTCATGCCGTTCGACCTGGTCGAGAACGGCATGCTCGGCAGTCAACACCGCGCGCCCTTCGCGCGCTCGGGTCGGCTCGACTGGCCGGCCGCGCGCGACCACGCCGAATCCGTCATCGAGCAGTACGACGTCCGACCGCCGACCGCCGACACGACCGCCGAATCGCTGTCGGGGGGGAACCAGCAGAAGTTCATCGTCGGTCGGGAGTTCGAGCGCGACCCGACGCTCGTCGTCGCGGCCCACCCCACCAGAGGCGTCGACGTCGGCTCCATCGAGTTCATCCACGAGCGCCTGCTCGACCTCCGCGAACGGGGCGTCGCCGTGCTCCTCGTCTCCTCGAAACTCGAGGAGGTCCAGGGCCTCTCCGACCGGCTCGCGGTGATGCACGACGGGACGATCATGGACACGGTCGATCCGGCAGCCGTGACCGAAGAAGAGATCGGCCTCTTGATGGGCGGTGAGTACCCCGACGGGTGGGACGATCGGTCGGCCGAGGAGCGACCGCCCGACGAAGTCGCGACGGACGGTGAGGGGCGATGA
- a CDS encoding ABC transporter permease produces MSARDGVVAALERLVGASRLERALISLASLALAMVVGTGIILVSGRMTTCSPAQAAYYLGISFCYDPVVVYDRLFLGALGDPLRAGWSPLNSQLAVTLRETTVLIFTGLSVAIAFRAGIFNIGTQGQLVVGALATGLGVLWASPLVSGVVGTVLLIPLGLAIGGTFGALYGAIPGLLKAYAEANEVITTIMLNFIATGVTLYLVSDVFKDPNSQANQTVPLPEFASFPALLFDSSTDFSLVALLVGVVALWVLYVLIERTTFGYDVRTSGLQPEAAEYGGVDAGRTIVASMMLSGALGGIGGAMYVLMILGKFQTGVPAYGFDGITVSILAGNNPLGVGFAALLFGVLKSGTTVVQFATDVPPQLVGVLRGLIILFVAMPEFFRLVGRRFLDVGGSGPEPVATDGGRAGGGSDE; encoded by the coding sequence ATGAGCGCGCGCGACGGCGTCGTGGCGGCGCTCGAACGGCTCGTCGGGGCCTCTCGGCTGGAGCGGGCGCTCATCTCGCTCGCCTCGCTCGCGCTCGCGATGGTCGTCGGGACGGGCATCATCCTCGTCTCGGGGCGGATGACGACCTGTTCGCCCGCGCAGGCGGCGTACTACCTCGGGATCAGTTTCTGTTACGACCCCGTCGTCGTCTACGACCGGCTGTTCCTCGGCGCGCTCGGCGACCCGCTTCGGGCTGGGTGGTCGCCGCTCAACAGCCAGCTCGCGGTGACGCTCCGCGAGACGACCGTCCTGATCTTTACCGGGCTGTCGGTCGCTATCGCGTTCCGCGCGGGCATCTTCAACATCGGGACCCAGGGACAGCTCGTCGTCGGCGCGCTCGCGACAGGCCTGGGCGTGCTCTGGGCCTCCCCGCTCGTTTCGGGCGTCGTCGGGACCGTGCTCTTGATCCCGCTCGGGCTCGCGATCGGCGGGACGTTCGGCGCGCTCTACGGCGCGATTCCGGGACTTCTGAAGGCGTACGCCGAGGCGAACGAGGTGATCACGACGATCATGCTCAACTTCATCGCGACGGGCGTGACGCTGTATCTCGTCTCCGACGTGTTCAAAGACCCAAACAGCCAGGCGAACCAGACGGTCCCACTCCCGGAGTTCGCGAGCTTCCCCGCCCTCCTGTTCGACTCCTCGACCGACTTCTCGCTCGTCGCGCTCCTCGTCGGCGTCGTCGCGCTCTGGGTCCTCTACGTCCTCATCGAGCGGACGACGTTCGGCTACGACGTTCGAACATCGGGGCTCCAGCCCGAGGCCGCGGAGTACGGCGGGGTCGACGCCGGCCGGACGATCGTCGCCAGCATGATGCTCTCGGGTGCGCTCGGGGGGATCGGTGGCGCGATGTACGTGCTGATGATCCTCGGGAAGTTCCAGACCGGCGTCCCGGCGTACGGCTTCGACGGCATCACCGTCTCGATCCTCGCGGGCAACAACCCGCTCGGCGTGGGCTTCGCAGCCCTGTTGTTCGGCGTCCTCAAGAGCGGGACCACCGTAGTGCAGTTCGCGACCGACGTCCCACCCCAGCTCGTCGGGGTGCTCCGCGGGCTCATCATCCTCTTCGTCGCGATGCCGGAGTTCTTCCGGCTCGTCGGCCGTCGGTTCCTCGACGTCGGCGGCAGCGGCCCCGAGCCGGTCGCCACCGACGGCGGCCGAGCGGGGGGTGGGTCCGATGAGTGA
- a CDS encoding ABC transporter permease encodes MSERTVSQGRLAALSPRAITAAAAIGALLVVFVAGFLAPGSVAGTLVEILTSEGTLSSALRLSVPIALAALGGIFSEKAGVINIGLEGLLIISAFSAIYVADVTDGVWIGFAGGVVASILLAGLFAVVVIEFRADQIIAGLAVWLIALGLAPFASQVIYGRPNSPSVSTPGTITVPVLSELPFFGALFDASPTVYLMFVAVAASWYLLNRTRFGRWVRASGENPKALDTAGVSVSRVRYAAVLLSGLLAGMGGAALSLDLGQFTGNGPTMVNGKGFIAIVAYLFGNYNPIGAFLSTLLFAGLDAMQTALQLQNVGVPNQLIRVLPFVTVIVVLALVGRTRIPEAAGEHYESGDDSR; translated from the coding sequence ATGAGTGAGCGGACGGTGTCGCAGGGGCGGCTCGCGGCGCTGTCCCCGCGAGCGATCACCGCCGCGGCCGCGATCGGCGCGCTCCTCGTCGTCTTCGTCGCCGGCTTCCTCGCCCCTGGCTCCGTCGCCGGGACGCTGGTGGAGATCCTCACCAGCGAGGGGACGCTCTCGTCGGCGCTCCGGCTCTCCGTGCCGATCGCGCTGGCGGCGCTCGGCGGCATCTTCTCCGAGAAAGCGGGCGTCATCAACATCGGCCTCGAGGGGCTGTTGATCATCTCGGCGTTCTCGGCGATCTACGTCGCCGACGTGACGGACGGGGTCTGGATCGGCTTCGCCGGCGGCGTCGTCGCCTCGATCCTCCTCGCGGGGCTGTTCGCGGTCGTCGTCATCGAGTTCCGCGCCGACCAGATCATCGCCGGGCTCGCGGTGTGGCTCATCGCGCTCGGCCTCGCCCCCTTCGCCTCGCAGGTCATCTACGGCCGGCCGAACTCGCCCAGCGTGTCGACGCCCGGCACGATCACGGTGCCCGTCCTGTCGGAGCTTCCGTTCTTCGGCGCGCTGTTCGACGCCTCGCCAACCGTCTACCTGATGTTCGTCGCCGTCGCCGCCTCGTGGTACCTGCTCAACCGGACGCGCTTCGGCCGGTGGGTGCGCGCCTCCGGGGAGAACCCCAAGGCGCTCGACACCGCCGGCGTGAGCGTCTCCCGCGTGCGCTACGCCGCCGTGCTCCTCTCGGGCCTCCTCGCGGGGATGGGCGGCGCGGCGCTGTCGCTCGACCTCGGGCAGTTCACGGGGAACGGCCCCACGATGGTCAACGGCAAGGGGTTCATCGCCATCGTCGCGTACCTCTTCGGCAACTACAACCCGATCGGAGCGTTCCTCTCGACGCTCCTCTTCGCGGGGCTCGACGCGATGCAGACCGCCCTCCAGTTACAGAACGTCGGCGTGCCGAACCAGCTGATCCGGGTGCTCCCGTTCGTGACCGTCATCGTCGTCCTCGCGCTGGTCGGCCGGACGCGGATCCCCGAGGCCGCCGGGGAACACTACGAGTCGGGCGACGACAGCCGGTAA
- a CDS encoding MFS transporter produces MTEPAAARDDERLVTGYSGRLLIAVSIGWGLIQTGRLVVSPLLPAISADLAISSTRAGFALTVLWGLYALLQYPSGRLSDRLSRKTLLVGGLVLLCAGFVALSTAPTYPVFLVGAAVVGVGAGLYPTPARGLVSDLFVDRRGQAFGIHTASGDTGGVVAAVLATLVLGLATWRAAFLPVVVVVAAVALALHWWSRETYVLERVDLAVVDTGRRLLREPQLRWLLLSYSLYAFTWQSMVGFLPTFLRVSKGLSPALANTGFAALFVVGAVAKPVAGGVGDRLSRGLLATVVLAVAAAMLTVMLLASTPAVVLGAVVAFALGLMAFPPVMQAYLMDSFPTDSMGGDLGAMRTVYIGVGALGPTYVGVVADAADYAVAFTGLVGCLLVSCLLLLTVGRR; encoded by the coding sequence GTGACCGAACCGGCCGCCGCCCGCGACGACGAGCGCCTCGTGACCGGTTACAGCGGACGGCTGTTGATCGCCGTCTCGATCGGCTGGGGGCTCATCCAGACCGGCCGGCTGGTCGTCTCGCCGCTGTTACCCGCGATCAGCGCCGACCTCGCCATCTCCAGTACGCGCGCGGGGTTCGCGCTCACCGTCCTCTGGGGGCTGTACGCGCTCTTGCAGTACCCCAGCGGTCGGCTCTCCGATCGGCTCTCCCGCAAGACGCTCCTCGTCGGCGGGCTCGTGTTGCTCTGCGCCGGCTTCGTCGCGCTCTCGACCGCGCCGACCTACCCCGTCTTCCTCGTCGGTGCGGCGGTCGTCGGCGTCGGCGCGGGGCTCTATCCGACGCCCGCCCGCGGGCTGGTCTCGGACCTCTTCGTCGACCGGCGCGGCCAGGCGTTCGGCATCCACACCGCGTCGGGCGACACGGGCGGCGTGGTCGCGGCCGTCCTGGCGACGCTCGTGCTCGGCCTGGCCACGTGGCGCGCGGCCTTTCTCCCCGTCGTCGTCGTCGTAGCCGCGGTGGCGCTCGCGCTCCACTGGTGGAGCCGCGAGACGTACGTCCTCGAACGGGTCGATCTCGCGGTCGTCGACACCGGTCGCCGCCTCCTGAGAGAGCCCCAGCTCCGGTGGCTGCTCCTCTCGTACTCGCTGTACGCGTTCACCTGGCAGTCGATGGTCGGCTTCCTCCCGACGTTCCTCCGGGTCAGCAAGGGGCTCTCGCCGGCGCTCGCCAACACCGGGTTCGCGGCGCTGTTCGTCGTCGGCGCGGTCGCCAAACCCGTCGCCGGCGGCGTGGGCGACCGGCTCTCGCGCGGCCTGCTCGCGACGGTCGTCCTGGCGGTCGCCGCCGCGATGTTGACCGTGATGCTCCTCGCGTCGACGCCGGCCGTCGTGCTCGGTGCCGTCGTCGCGTTCGCCCTCGGGCTCATGGCGTTCCCGCCGGTGATGCAGGCGTACCTCATGGACTCGTTTCCGACCGACAGCATGGGTGGGGATCTCGGCGCGATGCGAACCGTCTACATCGGGGTTGGCGCGCTCGGCCCGACGTACGTGGGCGTCGTGGCCGACGCGGCCGACTACGCCGTGGCGTTCACCGGGCTCGTCGGCTGTCTCCTCGTGAGCTGTCTCCTGCTCCTCACCGTCGGGCGTCGGTGA